The Methanocella arvoryzae MRE50 genome includes a region encoding these proteins:
- a CDS encoding transposase: MEDLSEKLFFSSDQLFVFLGRMSIEEITCGVNLLLYHSFKLLWKRAVQYCPDIVDSPVLLAIDTTDKRYYGVDNEYVHRTLKMEGRKKKRVSVLRYASISIVAKNFKFTLGVTPKKRDEPLDRVVERLLKLVPEELSVFAVLMDKGFYLSSVMKTVDKQGYKYIIPVKQYGSMSLLYRLLELTGVSHWKYTMRGGESLEYTYDVYLEDLGIEAYCGFATNLPVTRMSFTILAEAYTNRWNIENGYKETKEYTIKTNSRNHGYRTLVFGLSHLILNLHGIMKKTHQKAKITVNQMKNMLKQFLERILQLPKRPDNMISKHLKVAW; the protein is encoded by the coding sequence ATGGAGGATTTGTCTGAAAAATTGTTTTTCAGCAGCGATCAACTCTTTGTATTCTTGGGGCGGATGAGTATTGAAGAGATCACTTGCGGGGTGAACCTGCTTCTGTATCATTCTTTCAAGTTGTTATGGAAAAGAGCGGTTCAGTATTGTCCGGATATCGTGGATTCACCGGTCCTCTTGGCTATTGATACTACGGATAAACGGTATTATGGAGTCGATAATGAATATGTGCATCGTACTTTGAAGATGGAGGGGCGGAAGAAGAAACGGGTTAGTGTTCTCCGGTATGCCTCGATCAGTATCGTGGCGAAGAACTTTAAATTCACTTTGGGGGTTACGCCTAAAAAGAGGGATGAACCCCTGGACCGGGTGGTGGAACGACTTTTAAAGTTGGTCCCGGAGGAACTCAGTGTTTTCGCAGTGCTCATGGATAAAGGATTCTACCTGAGCAGTGTTATGAAAACAGTGGACAAGCAGGGTTACAAGTACATTATACCGGTGAAACAGTATGGTAGCATGTCCCTCCTGTACCGGTTGTTAGAGCTTACCGGAGTGTCTCATTGGAAGTACACGATGCGTGGTGGGGAGTCTTTGGAGTACACGTATGACGTGTACCTCGAGGATCTTGGAATTGAAGCGTACTGTGGCTTCGCTACCAACCTCCCGGTAACCAGGATGAGTTTCACAATTCTTGCTGAAGCGTACACTAACCGTTGGAATATCGAGAACGGGTATAAAGAGACTAAGGAGTACACGATAAAAACAAACAGTCGGAATCACGGTTACCGCACCTTAGTATTCGGTTTAAGCCACCTAATCCTGAACCTGCACGGCATCATGAAAAAGACACATCAAAAAGCAAAGATCACTGTTAACCAGATGAAAAACATGCTGAAACAATTTTTGGAAAGAATTTTACAACTACCTAAGAGACCAGACAACATGATCTCAAAACACCTAAAAGTTGCCTGGTAA
- a CDS encoding dihydrolipoyl dehydrogenase, with amino-acid sequence METFDLIVIGSGAGDQIVSYALSDGSKVALADRGPTGGTCLNTGCIPSKMLIYPADVIRAAQEASAIGVATTIKPDFGQIMERMRNFVDGERQGMEEGLRKAKNLAFYQGVAEFTGPHTLKVGSHEITAPKIVIATGARVAIPPIPGLKETGYLDNVSLLQLREMPKSLIIIGGGYIGCEYAHFFSAMGADVTIVSRPPVLLNDEDPEVSDTVTKVMSRYVHVQTGFEADKVGREGDRKVVYAKSKKDGTTASFEADEILVALGRRSNADLLKPEKAGVETDAKGWIKVNKYLETSVPGIWAIGDAIGRYMFRHTANYHAEVVYTNMFSEHKMEVDEHAVPHAVFTHPQVGHVGMTEADAKAAGIKVLVGRAKYIQTAKGIAMHNHDGFVKVVVTADNKKILGCSVVGPDAAVLVQQVAYMMNCGRQDLGPLYTTQVIHPALSEVVMRAFGNLQPA; translated from the coding sequence ATGGAGACCTTTGATCTAATAGTCATAGGCTCGGGAGCAGGCGATCAGATCGTAAGTTACGCATTGAGCGACGGCAGCAAAGTGGCACTGGCCGACAGAGGGCCGACAGGCGGCACCTGCCTGAATACGGGCTGCATCCCTTCAAAGATGCTGATCTACCCTGCGGACGTGATCCGGGCGGCCCAGGAAGCATCGGCTATCGGTGTCGCAACCACGATAAAGCCCGATTTCGGCCAGATCATGGAGCGTATGCGGAACTTTGTCGACGGGGAGCGCCAGGGAATGGAAGAGGGCCTTCGCAAGGCGAAAAATCTGGCATTTTACCAGGGCGTGGCAGAGTTCACCGGCCCTCACACCCTGAAGGTCGGAAGCCATGAGATCACCGCGCCGAAAATCGTCATTGCCACTGGTGCACGGGTGGCGATACCGCCTATACCCGGCCTTAAGGAAACCGGATATCTCGATAACGTATCGCTCCTGCAACTCAGGGAGATGCCGAAAAGCCTGATCATCATTGGAGGGGGCTACATCGGCTGCGAGTACGCTCACTTCTTTTCGGCAATGGGCGCTGATGTAACCATAGTCAGCCGCCCGCCTGTGCTGCTGAACGATGAAGACCCCGAAGTGAGCGATACTGTTACTAAAGTCATGTCCAGATATGTCCACGTACAAACCGGTTTCGAGGCGGATAAGGTCGGGAGAGAGGGCGACAGGAAGGTCGTTTACGCAAAAAGCAAAAAGGATGGCACTACCGCCTCATTCGAGGCCGACGAGATCCTGGTAGCTCTGGGCCGGCGGTCGAACGCAGACCTGCTCAAGCCAGAGAAGGCCGGAGTGGAAACCGATGCTAAAGGCTGGATCAAAGTCAACAAGTACCTGGAGACCAGCGTTCCCGGCATCTGGGCCATCGGCGACGCGATCGGCAGGTACATGTTCCGGCATACGGCCAACTATCACGCGGAAGTCGTATACACCAACATGTTCAGCGAGCACAAGATGGAGGTGGACGAGCACGCAGTGCCTCACGCAGTCTTCACCCATCCTCAGGTAGGCCACGTAGGGATGACCGAGGCAGATGCAAAAGCAGCAGGCATCAAAGTCCTGGTCGGCCGGGCGAAGTATATCCAGACAGCCAAAGGTATAGCGATGCATAATCATGACGGCTTCGTCAAAGTAGTGGTCACGGCGGACAATAAAAAAATATTAGGCTGCTCGGTAGTCGGCCCGGACGCCGCAGTACTGGTACAGCAGGTCGCCTACATGATGAACTGCGGGAGACAGGATCTGGGCCCGCTGTACACAACCCAGGTCATTCATCCCGCCCTGAGCGAAGTTGTCATGAGGGCCTTCGGGAACCTCCAGCCTGCCTGA
- a CDS encoding helix-turn-helix domain-containing protein: MEIDKKAVDSLTSFGLTEYEAKVYLALATRGVQKASALADISDIPRPHVYSVIKLLHEKGLIIIIPEKVAKYQAVPIETVLNKLLQDRMESIRSLEAIGKDLTSMISENRNKSEEESGEKVRLYNGRWAIMDLIHKMMGRATSSFKFITSDRGFLLTAAAYEQDIAALEKRKITAQFLLPVEKDTITMVERLSKKASIRHLDSTDRLDMLDPAEQENAFLRVVVVDDSEVLFVRATPGGGDESAIWTSQKELAKMISLMFRHMWRNAPDLTSKKAEIETGRKPEHLTPIYGDVELDGVLRMILSNAQTRLRCVISQDQLVYNFNTIIAEIRSKAGKGLKAQILVSIRNDFGRGHTLAGKFGDIAAIVDTMKALGVDIRHPLEESILSMYMNDEEVLFNLLGESATSSSGGNIGVYTNHYDTIARITEHFDRLWDKSIDVSERISEINRYISKEVVKDGEEGIKKYFERLSGLNLGHFAIKTSDPENKTITIICTDSAEARLEVKKAAHSDICESARSAFRSFGEYVYENTHMACSETKCISRGDPFCEFHLYPAEKDRKAVSNELVKFFESIKSERNKPKV, encoded by the coding sequence TTGGAAATTGACAAAAAGGCCGTCGATTCTCTGACTTCTTTCGGCCTTACCGAATACGAGGCGAAGGTTTACCTCGCGCTGGCAACCAGAGGAGTCCAGAAAGCGAGCGCGCTGGCCGACATCAGCGATATCCCCCGGCCCCACGTCTATTCTGTCATCAAGCTGCTCCACGAAAAAGGCCTCATCATCATAATCCCCGAAAAGGTGGCCAAGTACCAGGCGGTGCCCATCGAGACAGTCCTGAACAAGCTGCTGCAGGACCGCATGGAGTCGATCAGGTCTCTGGAAGCGATCGGCAAAGACCTGACCAGCATGATCAGCGAGAACAGGAATAAGTCAGAGGAGGAAAGCGGCGAAAAGGTCCGGCTGTATAACGGCCGGTGGGCCATCATGGATCTTATCCACAAGATGATGGGCAGGGCTACTTCTTCGTTCAAATTCATCACCAGCGACCGGGGCTTCTTATTAACTGCCGCTGCTTACGAGCAGGACATTGCAGCGCTGGAAAAAAGGAAAATTACCGCCCAGTTCCTGCTCCCGGTCGAGAAAGACACCATCACGATGGTGGAGAGGCTGTCGAAAAAGGCCAGTATAAGGCACCTGGACAGCACGGACAGGCTGGATATGCTGGACCCCGCCGAGCAGGAAAACGCCTTCCTCAGAGTGGTAGTGGTGGACGATTCCGAGGTGCTGTTCGTGAGGGCGACGCCTGGAGGCGGGGACGAGTCGGCCATCTGGACGTCCCAGAAAGAGCTGGCAAAAATGATAAGCCTCATGTTCAGGCACATGTGGAGAAACGCCCCGGACCTGACTTCTAAAAAGGCAGAGATAGAGACTGGCCGCAAGCCAGAGCATCTCACGCCCATCTACGGAGACGTCGAGCTGGACGGCGTGCTGCGCATGATACTGTCCAATGCCCAGACGCGCCTGCGCTGCGTCATATCCCAGGACCAGCTGGTCTACAATTTCAACACCATAATCGCTGAGATCAGGAGCAAAGCAGGCAAAGGCCTGAAAGCACAGATACTGGTCTCCATCAGGAACGACTTCGGCCGGGGCCATACGCTCGCAGGCAAATTCGGCGACATCGCGGCCATTGTCGACACCATGAAGGCGCTGGGAGTAGACATCAGGCACCCGCTCGAAGAGAGTATTTTATCCATGTACATGAACGACGAGGAAGTTTTGTTCAACCTCCTCGGGGAAAGCGCCACTTCCTCTTCCGGCGGAAACATCGGCGTATATACGAACCACTACGATACGATCGCCCGCATCACCGAGCACTTCGACAGGCTATGGGATAAATCGATCGACGTATCCGAGAGGATTTCGGAGATCAACCGGTATATATCCAAAGAAGTCGTGAAAGACGGCGAGGAAGGCATCAAAAAGTACTTCGAGCGCCTCAGCGGCCTCAACCTCGGCCACTTCGCCATCAAGACCTCCGACCCTGAAAATAAGACGATCACCATCATATGCACAGACTCAGCCGAGGCCAGGCTGGAAGTGAAGAAGGCAGCCCACAGCGACATCTGCGAGTCCGCCCGCAGCGCGTTCAGGTCTTTTGGAGAGTACGTCTACGAAAATACCCACATGGCCTGCTCCGAGACAAAATGCATCTCCCGCGGCGACCCCTTCTGCGAGTTCCACCTCTACCCCGCTGAGAAAGACCGCAAGGCAGTCAGCAACGAGCTCGTCAAGTTCTTCGAGTCCATCAAATCGGAGCGTAACAAGCCTAAAGTATAG
- a CDS encoding MFS transporter, with protein MYSIGSYISRVRQFTPNARKFLAYEFFLALNAGIYGVIFNLYVLKLGYHEDFLGLILSVMSVSTGLFALPAAIVCDRIGRKNTLVLSSILLAVALALLYTIATGWMLLFMGVCYGIAMAFSIVAGNPFMAENSSGEERMYLFSMNSVVYTVAAIFGNLCGGMLPTVIAGAAGVSPEAVLPYRYTLYLSLIAVLITLVPLAMIKENRPPVADRSERLRMVAQVIRTPTVQRLVAVNILIGIGAGMIVPFFNVYFHKVLAAPTEQIGVIFSIGQVTMIIGLLLIPLLTERVGKVRTIAITQLLSIPFLILIAVTTNIYLAGFAYVMRMTFMNMANPAISNFNMELLGDRERATVSSLTSMGWYLFLALSTYVSGIMMANDNYLLPYMITCVVYLLAAVAYYVFFMKIEREKESSASAVVLTIQTRKI; from the coding sequence GTGTACAGCATAGGGTCATACATATCGAGAGTCAGGCAGTTCACGCCAAATGCCCGGAAATTTTTAGCCTACGAGTTCTTTTTGGCGCTCAACGCGGGCATCTACGGGGTCATCTTCAACCTCTACGTGCTCAAGCTGGGCTACCACGAGGACTTCCTCGGCCTGATCCTGTCTGTCATGTCGGTCTCGACAGGGCTGTTTGCACTGCCTGCAGCGATAGTCTGCGATCGGATCGGACGGAAAAATACGCTGGTACTTTCCAGCATACTGCTGGCAGTCGCCCTGGCCCTGCTTTACACGATCGCTACCGGGTGGATGCTGCTGTTCATGGGAGTTTGCTATGGCATAGCCATGGCGTTCTCTATCGTCGCCGGCAACCCGTTCATGGCAGAGAACTCATCCGGGGAAGAGCGGATGTACCTCTTTTCAATGAACTCCGTAGTCTATACCGTGGCGGCCATATTCGGCAACCTGTGCGGCGGTATGCTGCCGACGGTCATCGCGGGAGCGGCCGGTGTCAGCCCTGAGGCGGTGCTGCCCTACCGGTACACGCTCTACCTGTCCCTTATCGCAGTCCTGATCACTCTGGTACCACTGGCGATGATAAAGGAAAACCGGCCTCCGGTGGCGGACCGATCCGAACGGCTCAGGATGGTGGCTCAGGTCATCAGGACACCTACTGTGCAGCGGCTCGTCGCCGTCAACATCCTCATCGGCATCGGGGCAGGCATGATCGTGCCCTTCTTCAACGTGTACTTCCACAAAGTGCTGGCCGCACCGACTGAGCAGATCGGCGTCATATTCTCAATCGGCCAGGTGACGATGATTATCGGACTGCTGCTGATCCCTCTGCTGACCGAGCGTGTCGGCAAAGTCCGGACCATCGCCATCACCCAGCTCCTGTCGATACCCTTCCTCATCCTGATCGCCGTGACCACGAACATCTACCTCGCAGGGTTCGCCTACGTCATGCGGATGACCTTCATGAACATGGCCAACCCGGCCATCTCTAACTTCAACATGGAACTCCTCGGCGACCGGGAACGGGCTACCGTCAGCAGCTTAACATCGATGGGCTGGTATCTCTTCCTGGCCTTGAGCACCTACGTAAGCGGCATCATGATGGCCAATGACAACTACCTCCTGCCATACATGATCACGTGTGTGGTATACCTGCTCGCAGCAGTCGCTTACTACGTGTTCTTCATGAAGATAGAGCGGGAAAAAGAGTCTTCCGCGAGTGCAGTAGTCCTTACCATCCAGACGAGAAAAATCTAA
- a CDS encoding flavodoxin domain-containing protein, giving the protein MAQFLIVCHSTTGNTRALAEAIKDRAQSLHVDAELADAFDVKPEDILTAAAVGFGVPTFNYHPARPITHLIDSLCIQDCSGKIAVVFGSYGWSGQGPIMVAEKLRALGFKVLDPVIRVKYQPSENEIDGCKLLGRDVAAMLKRIRRTVDLNA; this is encoded by the coding sequence ATGGCGCAATTCCTCATCGTATGCCACAGTACTACGGGCAACACAAGAGCGCTGGCAGAGGCGATCAAGGATAGGGCGCAGTCGCTGCATGTCGACGCAGAGCTAGCCGACGCTTTCGACGTGAAGCCCGAAGATATCCTCACAGCGGCCGCCGTCGGCTTTGGCGTCCCGACCTTCAACTATCATCCGGCCAGGCCGATCACCCACCTGATCGACAGCCTCTGCATTCAGGATTGCAGTGGAAAAATCGCTGTCGTGTTCGGCTCCTACGGCTGGAGCGGCCAGGGCCCGATCATGGTGGCGGAAAAGCTGCGGGCGCTGGGCTTTAAGGTACTGGATCCGGTGATCAGGGTGAAGTACCAGCCCTCGGAAAACGAGATCGATGGGTGCAAGCTCCTTGGCCGGGACGTTGCCGCGATGCTCAAGCGCATCCGGCGGACCGTCGACCTCAATGCCTGA
- a CDS encoding 4Fe-4S double cluster binding domain-containing protein, whose protein sequence is MQPVALEDRIREIARQEGVDFFGIADLAVAKEELARQGGPGMAKYPRAISLGIRLFDEIVDQLPDRKSRAVAVSYRTHCYDVINLRLDEVASKIAGEVQRAGHRAYPVPASARTDDERICAVFSHKLAAHLAGLGWIGKSCLLVTPEAGPRVRFVTVLTDALLPAGEPMEVQCGNCTECVDACPVQAFTGRNFREDEPREARYDARKCEAYFKAMEKESGPAVCGMCLYACPHGLKT, encoded by the coding sequence ATGCAACCAGTAGCTCTCGAAGACCGGATCAGGGAGATTGCCAGGCAGGAAGGCGTGGACTTTTTTGGAATAGCCGATCTGGCCGTGGCTAAGGAAGAGCTTGCGAGGCAGGGTGGGCCCGGGATGGCGAAGTACCCCAGGGCTATTTCGCTGGGCATCCGGCTGTTTGACGAGATCGTGGACCAGCTGCCCGACCGTAAGAGTAGGGCGGTGGCCGTCAGCTATCGCACTCACTGCTACGACGTGATCAACCTCCGGCTTGATGAAGTTGCCTCGAAGATCGCGGGAGAGGTCCAGCGGGCCGGACACAGGGCGTACCCGGTCCCTGCGTCTGCCAGAACGGATGATGAGCGCATCTGCGCTGTCTTTTCCCACAAGCTGGCCGCCCACCTGGCAGGCCTGGGCTGGATTGGCAAGAGCTGTCTGCTGGTGACACCTGAAGCCGGCCCGAGGGTACGCTTCGTCACCGTGCTCACAGATGCCCTGCTGCCCGCGGGAGAGCCGATGGAGGTGCAGTGCGGGAACTGCACGGAGTGTGTCGACGCCTGCCCGGTCCAGGCCTTTACTGGCAGGAATTTCCGGGAGGACGAGCCCAGGGAAGCCCGGTACGATGCCCGGAAGTGCGAGGCATACTTCAAAGCCATGGAAAAGGAAAGCGGGCCGGCAGTCTGCGGCATGTGCCTGTATGCCTGCCCGCACGGGTTAAAGACCTGA
- a CDS encoding ABC transporter ATP-binding protein: MNAIETHGLKKQFGKIVAVNDLNLSVEEGKIYGFLGPNGAGKSTTISMLMGFTKPNGGSAKVLGYDIITQHYEIRKLTGYLPERPAFYENMTGADNMQYFGKLIGAEDLEQRIPELLAQVGLEGRGDDRVKGYSHGMRQRLGIAIALLGNPKLLILDEPTTGLDPQGSHDIREIIRKLKKDNVTIFLSSHILHEVQEISDVVGIIKAGHMLVQTPIENFLRSSKGTLAAFEISSPMIDDRFVETARKVKGVESASILDGRLHLTMDEPAVAEDVNAALVGAGFRVREIKEIVPTLEDAFLKVIGEKKEG; this comes from the coding sequence ATGAACGCGATCGAAACGCATGGACTGAAGAAGCAGTTCGGTAAGATCGTCGCCGTCAACGATTTGAACCTGTCCGTCGAGGAGGGCAAGATCTACGGCTTCCTGGGCCCTAACGGAGCGGGAAAATCGACGACGATCAGCATGCTCATGGGGTTTACGAAGCCCAATGGCGGCTCTGCGAAAGTCCTTGGCTATGACATTATCACTCAGCACTACGAGATTCGCAAGCTGACGGGCTACCTGCCCGAGAGGCCGGCGTTTTACGAAAACATGACGGGCGCCGACAACATGCAGTACTTTGGCAAACTGATCGGCGCGGAAGACCTGGAGCAGCGGATCCCGGAACTCCTTGCACAGGTGGGCCTCGAAGGCCGCGGCGACGACCGGGTGAAGGGGTACTCTCACGGCATGCGGCAGAGGCTGGGCATCGCAATAGCTCTGCTGGGCAATCCTAAGCTGCTGATCCTGGACGAGCCGACCACCGGCCTGGACCCACAGGGCTCCCATGACATCCGGGAGATCATCAGGAAGCTCAAAAAGGACAATGTCACGATCTTCCTCTCCTCCCACATCCTGCACGAGGTGCAGGAGATCAGCGACGTGGTCGGGATCATCAAAGCCGGGCACATGCTTGTCCAGACACCCATCGAGAATTTCCTGAGGAGTAGCAAGGGCACCCTGGCCGCCTTCGAGATTTCCTCGCCTATGATCGACGACAGGTTTGTGGAGACCGCCAGGAAAGTCAAGGGTGTGGAGAGCGCCAGCATCCTGGACGGCAGGCTGCACCTGACCATGGACGAGCCAGCGGTCGCAGAAGACGTCAACGCAGCCCTGGTCGGAGCAGGCTTCCGGGTCCGGGAGATCAAGGAAATCGTGCCGACGCTGGAGGACGCGTTCCTCAAGGTGATCGGAGAGAAAAAGGAGGGGTAA
- a CDS encoding aldehyde dehydrogenase family protein, producing MEMFINGKAVPARSGKRFGVNNPATGDLIDTVPAGDIDDVRGAVDASEEAFEKWSATTARERGKILFRSAQIVRDRTKDLAVLLTSEQGKPFREARDEVQGFANTLEYFAGISASLRTGLVPLAHERYGAVLRKPIGVCGAIIPWNVPVLLMSWKVGPALVAGNTLVLKPASTAPLTCLRLADIMKEAGLPAGVLNVVTGRGDIIGDEIARNPRIRKVSFTGKTSTGKHLMEAASASLKRVTLELGGSDPMIVCDDADLKAAVDGAVRGRFYNCGQTCTAVKRLFVFESIADEYIRHLHAKIASLKVGNGMADGVDMGPMNNRKQRDRIAEVAETVRANGEGKILCGGEAPKGPDFDKGYFYLPTLITDVAPDSILMREEIFGPILPVVVVKDLDEAIERANDTVYGLGSSIWTKSIEHATIGCERLKSGITWVNQHTKVPPDLPFGGIKDSGLGRENGLEVIDQYTELKSVLINP from the coding sequence ATGGAGATGTTCATCAACGGCAAAGCAGTTCCAGCCAGATCTGGAAAGCGCTTCGGCGTGAATAACCCCGCGACCGGCGATCTCATCGACACTGTGCCGGCCGGCGATATCGACGACGTCCGGGGGGCGGTGGACGCCTCCGAGGAAGCCTTCGAGAAATGGTCGGCCACTACGGCCCGGGAGCGGGGCAAAATTCTCTTCCGCTCGGCCCAGATCGTCCGCGATAGGACGAAAGACCTCGCCGTCCTGCTCACCTCTGAACAGGGCAAGCCTTTCAGGGAAGCCAGGGACGAAGTTCAAGGCTTTGCCAACACACTGGAGTATTTCGCGGGCATCTCCGCCAGCCTTCGCACAGGCCTCGTACCTCTGGCTCACGAGCGGTATGGGGCAGTGCTGCGTAAGCCTATCGGCGTTTGCGGCGCAATCATCCCGTGGAACGTCCCGGTCCTGCTCATGAGCTGGAAAGTGGGGCCTGCACTGGTGGCAGGCAACACACTGGTGCTCAAGCCCGCCAGCACCGCCCCGCTGACATGCCTGCGACTTGCCGACATTATGAAAGAGGCCGGGCTGCCTGCCGGGGTCCTGAACGTCGTGACCGGCAGAGGCGACATCATCGGCGACGAGATCGCCAGAAACCCGCGGATTCGCAAAGTTTCATTCACCGGCAAGACCAGCACGGGCAAACACCTCATGGAAGCCGCTTCGGCGAGCCTGAAACGGGTGACGCTGGAACTCGGCGGGAGCGACCCCATGATCGTGTGCGACGACGCCGACCTGAAAGCGGCAGTCGATGGCGCTGTCAGAGGCCGGTTCTACAACTGCGGCCAGACATGCACCGCGGTAAAGCGGCTGTTTGTCTTTGAGTCGATTGCAGACGAGTACATTCGCCATCTCCATGCAAAGATCGCCTCCCTCAAAGTCGGCAACGGCATGGCCGACGGCGTAGACATGGGGCCCATGAATAACCGTAAGCAGCGAGATCGCATTGCAGAAGTGGCCGAAACCGTCCGGGCGAACGGCGAGGGCAAGATCCTGTGTGGCGGAGAAGCGCCTAAAGGCCCCGACTTCGATAAGGGCTACTTCTACCTGCCCACGCTCATAACCGACGTCGCACCCGACTCAATCCTGATGAGAGAAGAGATCTTCGGCCCCATCCTGCCGGTCGTGGTAGTCAAAGACCTCGACGAAGCCATCGAGCGCGCCAATGACACCGTATACGGCCTCGGCTCCTCCATCTGGACAAAGAGCATCGAGCACGCCACCATCGGCTGCGAACGCCTCAAGTCCGGCATCACCTGGGTCAACCAGCACACCAAAGTCCCGCCCGATCTGCCCTTCGGCGGCATCAAGGACAGCGGCCTCGGGCGTGAGAATGGCCTTGAGGTCATCGACCAGTATACTGAGCTGAAAAGCGTGCTAATCAATCCATAG
- a CDS encoding ABC transporter permease: MAISGKEIQNIQTIAVKEFKDNLKSKRFIILGIFYFGFALLLTFAVVMMTRTESFKPHMVLAIMSNLNIVLALLAVIVSSDTISMERKDRTILQLLSKPVDRSSVIFGKFLGCLSVVAALFLASAIFAYLATAVLTGKYPAAGDLLPVAGGLISMVLMLSVYVAIGVLISTVTKNPFISIIGSIMAWIGLWFSSIIGNIVGYNVASGGAIFFLGGFEDYPIYAKIMVWIDPLAHDIMPQLLDPAMEQTAVGMPLWANVVFLVVYTAVLLIISILLFENQDMSA; the protein is encoded by the coding sequence ATGGCGATCAGCGGCAAAGAAATCCAGAACATTCAGACGATCGCGGTCAAGGAGTTCAAAGACAACCTGAAGTCTAAGCGATTCATCATCCTGGGCATATTCTACTTCGGGTTTGCCCTGCTGCTCACCTTCGCAGTGGTCATGATGACCCGTACGGAAAGTTTCAAGCCCCACATGGTGCTGGCCATCATGAGCAACCTGAACATCGTGCTGGCACTCCTCGCGGTCATCGTCTCGTCCGACACCATCTCCATGGAGCGGAAGGACCGCACCATTCTGCAGCTGCTGTCCAAACCGGTAGACCGAAGCTCCGTCATCTTCGGCAAATTCCTGGGGTGCCTGAGCGTGGTCGCTGCTCTGTTCCTTGCCAGCGCTATCTTCGCATACCTTGCGACTGCTGTCCTGACAGGCAAGTACCCTGCGGCAGGCGATCTGCTTCCAGTAGCCGGAGGCCTGATCTCGATGGTTCTGATGCTATCTGTATACGTCGCCATAGGCGTGCTGATATCCACGGTCACTAAGAACCCGTTCATCTCCATCATCGGCTCTATCATGGCGTGGATCGGCCTGTGGTTCTCCAGTATCATCGGCAACATCGTCGGCTACAACGTAGCTTCGGGCGGAGCCATATTCTTCCTGGGCGGCTTCGAAGACTACCCGATCTACGCTAAGATCATGGTATGGATTGACCCGCTGGCCCACGATATCATGCCTCAGCTGCTCGACCCGGCAATGGAGCAGACGGCGGTGGGCATGCCTCTCTGGGCAAACGTCGTATTCCTCGTAGTCTACACGGCGGTACTGCTGATCATATCTATACTGCTGTTCGAGAACCAGGACATGTCGGCCTGA